From a single Bacteroidales bacterium genomic region:
- the glmM gene encoding phosphoglucosamine mutase, with the protein MTLIRSISGIRGTIGDKRGDNLTPEDIVKFTSAYAIWVKRQTENNLVKVVVGRDARPSGKMVYHIVCGTLISMGIDVIDLDLATTPTVEMAITAEEAQGGIILTASHNPVQWNALKLLNFRGEFLNKEEGEEILDIAAQHDIDYAAVDQLGAEIRKDDYLDYHIHKILELPQVDVDAISSKEYRVVVDGINSVGGIAVPRLLRALDVKEVIEVNCEPDGRFAHNPEPIPENLTGVMQEIQKNNADLGFVVDPDVDRLAIVDENGSMFGEEYTLVAVADYILQNKPGNTVSNLSSTKALRELTAEYGGSYYPSAVGEVNVVEKMKEAQAVIGGEGNGGVILPELHYGRDALVGIALFLTHLAKAGVSCSELRKKYPFYHISKNKIQLTPDIDVDHILEKVKNNYKDYPLNDVDGVRIEFPEGWVHLRKSNTEPIIRIYSEGEDRKTAEELASRIIDAVNQMV; encoded by the coding sequence ATGACACTCATCAGATCTATTTCAGGTATTCGTGGAACCATCGGCGATAAGAGGGGAGATAATTTAACCCCGGAAGATATAGTGAAATTCACTTCGGCCTATGCCATATGGGTAAAACGCCAAACGGAGAACAATTTGGTAAAAGTGGTCGTTGGCAGAGATGCCAGACCTTCCGGTAAGATGGTTTATCATATTGTTTGCGGGACGTTGATTTCCATGGGCATTGATGTGATAGACCTGGATCTGGCCACAACCCCTACTGTGGAAATGGCGATTACTGCGGAAGAAGCTCAGGGAGGCATTATTCTTACAGCCAGCCACAACCCGGTTCAGTGGAATGCCTTGAAATTGCTTAATTTTCGCGGGGAATTCCTGAATAAGGAAGAAGGGGAGGAGATACTGGACATAGCGGCTCAGCATGACATCGATTATGCAGCAGTGGATCAGCTTGGAGCAGAGATACGGAAAGATGATTATCTGGATTATCATATTCATAAAATTCTCGAACTTCCCCAGGTGGATGTTGATGCCATATCCTCAAAGGAATACCGTGTGGTGGTCGATGGCATTAATTCGGTGGGAGGTATTGCGGTACCGCGGTTGCTCAGGGCCCTGGATGTTAAAGAGGTGATTGAAGTAAATTGTGAACCGGACGGACGTTTTGCCCATAATCCCGAACCCATCCCTGAAAACCTGACCGGTGTCATGCAGGAGATACAGAAAAACAATGCCGACCTCGGATTTGTGGTTGATCCGGATGTGGACAGACTGGCCATAGTCGATGAGAATGGATCGATGTTTGGCGAAGAATATACCCTGGTTGCCGTAGCGGATTATATTCTGCAGAATAAACCGGGGAATACAGTCTCGAACCTTTCCTCAACCAAAGCATTGAGAGAGCTTACTGCGGAATATGGAGGGTCGTATTATCCATCCGCTGTGGGAGAAGTGAATGTTGTTGAGAAGATGAAAGAGGCACAGGCTGTGATAGGCGGAGAGGGGAATGGCGGTGTAATCCTTCCTGAACTCCATTACGGAAGAGATGCACTGGTGGGTATTGCCTTGTTTCTTACTCATCTTGCAAAGGCAGGTGTATCCTGTTCTGAGCTCAGGAAGAAATATCCTTTTTACCACATCAGCAAGAATAAAATACAATTAACCCCTGATATTGATGTTGATCATATTCTGGAAAAGGTAAAAAACAATTATAAAGATTACCCCCTGAATGATGTTGATGGGGTAAGAATTGAGTTTCCGGAAGGA